Part of the Marinobacterium rhizophilum genome is shown below.
CTCGGCATCCTGGTATCGGGCGTCGCCCACGAAATCAACAACCCCTGTGGCCTGCTGCTGCTGAACCTGCCGGTGCTGCAGGAGGTGTACCGCGATACCGAGGAAATCCTGGAAGCTCACTTTGAGCAACACGGCGACTTCGACCTGGGCGGGCTGTCCTATCTGCGCATGCGCGAAGAGGTGCCGCTGATGCTGGACGACATGTACACCGGCGCCCAGCGCATCCGCCGTATCGTGGATGACCTGCGTGACTTTGCCCGCCAGGGGCCGGTGGAACTGAGCGAGGCGGTGGACCTTAACGCGGTGGTCGCCACCGCCATTCGCCTGGTGGACAACAGTATCCGTACGGCTACGGATCATTTCAGCACCGCTTATGGCGACAACCTGCCGGTGTTTCGGGGCCACGGCCAGAAAATCGAGCAGGTGGTCATTAACCTGATCATGAATGCCTGTCAGGCGCTGGACTCCCGCGACAACGCCATCGCGGTGACCACCGCTTTTGATCCTGCCAGTGGCATGCTGCGGCTGGAAGTGCAGGACCAGGGCCACGGTATAGAAACGGAAAATCTCGCCCGTCTGAGCGATCCTTTCTTTACCACCAAGCGCGAGCAGGGCGGCATGGGGCTGGGGCTGTCGGTGTCCACCAGTATCGTCCAGGAGCACGGCGGCATTCTGGAGTATTATTCGGCGCCAGGCGCCGGTACCCGGGCGGTGCTGTCGCTGCCGCTGAGCCAGGCAAAAGAGTCAAAACAGGACCGCAAATCAACATGAGCCAGAACCTGTATCCGTCCTTTGGTGTATTGCTTGTAGACGACGAGGTGCCTTTTTTGCGCAGCCTCAGTATTGCGCTGGAGCGCCGGGGCGGCATCAATCATATATATCGCTGTGAAGACAGCCGCGAGGCCCTGGGCATCATCGCCCGGGAACCCATTGGCCTGGTGCTGCTGGATCTGACCATGCCGCACCTGTCGGGCGAGGCGCTGTTGCAGCGCATCATCGAGGAACACCCCGATGTCGGTGTCATTATCATCAGCGGCCTGAACCAGCTCGAAACGGCGGTCAGCTGTATCCGCCAGGGCGCCTACGACTACTTCATCAAGACCACCGAAGAAGATCGCCTGATCGAGGGGATTCGCAAGGCGATCCGCATGCAGGAGATGCGCCTGGAAAACCAGGAAATGCGCCGGCGCTTTCTCAGCGATACGCTGGAGCGCCCGGAGGTATTCGAGGGCATTATCACGCGGGACAAGGGCATGCGCTCGGTATTCCAGTACCTGGAGGCGGTCTCGGCCAGTAGCCAGCCGGTGCTGATCAGCGGCGAAAGCGGTACGGGCAAGGAAGCCATCGCCCATGCCGTGCATGCGCTCAGCGGCCGCAACGGCCCCCTGGTGAGCGTGAACGTGGCCGGGCTCGATGACAATATTTTCGCCGATACGCTGTTCGGCCATCATCGCGGCGCCTTCACCGGTGCCGACAAGGCAAGGGCCGGCATGATCGAACAGGCGGGCAGCGGCACCCTGTTTCTGGACGAGATCGGGGACCTGAGCCTGGCATCCCAGGTGAAATTGCTGCGCCTGCTGCAGGAGGGGGAATACTACCCGCTGGGCAGCGACCGCCCCAAGCGCATGCGTGCCCGGGTGCTGGTGGCGACCCATCAGAACTTGGAGCAAAAGCAGCGCGACGGCGCCTTTCGCAAGGATCTGTACTACCGATTGCGGACCCACCAGGTGGAGTTGCCACCGCTGCGCCAGCGCCGTGATGATGTCGGCCTGCTGCTGGAGTATTTCCTGGCGCAGGCGGCGGAGGAGCTTGGGCGCAGCAAGCCGAGCTTCCCGCGAGAACTGCCGGTGCTGCTGCAAAACTACGGCTTTCCCGGCAATGTGCGGGAGCTGCGCTCCCTGTGCTTCGATGCCCTGAGCCAGCACCGTGCAGGCGTACTGTCGATGGAGGTCTTTCGCCGCGCGACCGGCCAGGGCGCGGCGATTGTGCAAGCCGAACAGCCGGGCGAGGGCGTGCTGTTTGCGTCGGACCAGCCCCTGCCGACCTTGCAGGAGGCCGCCGATCTGCTGGTGGCTGAAGCCATGCAGCGGGCCCGGGGCAACCAGTCGCTGGCATCGCGCCTGCTGGGCATTTCCCAGCCGGCACTGAGCAAGCGGCTGAAAAAATCGCAGCCCGACTGACCGGGGGCCCTGCCCCTGGCTGCAGCCCTATAACCAGGGTTATAGTCATTCAACGGGAATAGTTTTTTAACATATTGATATTATTAAGATTATTCTGTTTTTGTCTGATTCTTCATAGCTTTGGTTATACCCCTCGACCCCCGCCAACTTTCCCATTTTTAGCGAAAATATCTTTCAATAACAATGGTTTATTGAATATCTAAAAACCTGGCATCGTCATTGCTATCTACTGTGCAGAGATCGCGTTATCGCAGGCCCCGACCCCAAGGCAGGCCGCCATGACCGGTACAACCACACACAGTATGAGATGAACTCGATGGGTCAGCACGAATCGGCGCAACAGTTGAATAATCGGCGGCGGGAAAAGGATCTGCTTGGCGAAGCCTGGGTCCCGAAGTCCGCCTATTACGGTATCCAGACACAGCGTGCCCAGGAAAACTTTGACCTGAGCGGCATCAAGCTCAGCCTGTTCCCGCAGCTGATCAAGGCACTGGCGCTGGTCAAGATGGCCTGTGCCAAGGCCAACAATCAGCTCGAGCTGCTGGACGATACCAAGACTGACGCCATCCTGGCGGCAGGCAAGGCGCTGCTGGCGGGCCAGCACCACGATCAGTTCATCATCGACATGATTCAGGGCGGCGCCGGCACCTCGACCAACATGAACGCCAACGAGGTCATGGCCAACATCGCCCTCGAGTACCTGGGGCATGAGCGCGGCGAGTACAGCTACCTGCACCCCAACAACGACGTCAACATGTCCCAGTCCACCAACGACGCCTACCCAACGGCCGTGCGTCTGGCAATCCTGTTGCGCCACGGTGACCTGGTCAAGTCGCTGGCCTCCCTGCGTGATGTCTTCGCCGCCAAGGGCGAGGAGTTTGCGGACATCCTCAAGATGGGCCGTACCCAGCTGCAGGACGCGGTGCCCATGACCCTGGGCCAGGAATTCCAGTCCTTCGCCAGCACCCTGGGCGAAGACATCCAGCGCATCGATGGCCTGTCCGAGCTGCTCAAGGAAGTGAACCTGGGTGGCACGGCCATTGGTACCGGCATCAACACCGATCCCGAATACGCCCGTCTGGCGGTGGGTCACCTGTCCCAGCTCAGCGGTTTCGAATTCAAGCGCGCCACTGACCTGGTGGAAGCCAGCTCTGATATGGGCGCCTTCGTGCTGTTCTCCGGCATGCTCAAGCGCCTGGCCGTCAAACTCTCCAAGATCGCCAACGACCTGCGCATGCTCAGCATGGGGCCGCGCTGTGGCCTGAACGAAATCAACCTGCCGGCACAGCAGCCCGGCAGCTCCATCATGCCCGGCAAGATCAACCCGGTGATCCCGGAAGCGGTCAACCAGGTCGCCTACCAGGTGATCGGCAACGACATCGCCATCACCATGGCGGCCGAAGCCGGACAGCTGCAGCTCAACGCCATGGAACCGCTGATCGCCTACAACGTGCTGGAATCCATCCGCATGCTGTCCCAGGCCATGGACATGTTCCGCAACCGCTGTGTGCGGGGCATTACCGCCAACCGTGACCGCTGCCAGGAACTGGTGGACCAGAGCATTGGCGTTATCACCGCCGTGGTGCCCTACATCGGTTACGACAACTCCACCCGCATCGCCAAGAACGCGCTGGAAACAGGGCGCGGTGTGCTGGAGCTGATCCGTGAAGAAGAGCTGATGAGCGAGGAAGAGCTCAACGAAGTGCTCAAGCCCGCCAACATGATTCGCCCGCAGCGTCGCCGCGTGGCGGCCAAAGCGGCAAACATCGCTTGAAAGAGCCAACAACAACGACAAATAGCAACGGAGTAACCCATGCAACAGGCAACCATTGAACTGAACCGTCCGGGCTTCTGGAGCTCGCTGGCACTGTGGAAGAAAATCCTTGTCGGTATGGCGCTGGGGATGATCGCAGGTGTGTTTCTGGGCCCCGATGCCGAGATTCTCAAGCCCATCGGCACCCTGTTTATCAACGCCATCAAGATGCTGATCGTACCCCTGGTGTTCTGCTCCCTGGTGGTGGGTGTCACCTCCATGCAGGATACGCGCAAGCTCGGTCGTATTGGCCTTAAATCCCTGGTGCTCTACATGCTGACCACGGCAGTGGCCATTAGCATCGGTCTGGGCCTGGGTGCGTTCTTTCAGCCGGGTGAAGGCATCAACATGGTCGCCTCCAGCGCGGCTGCCGCCACCAGCGAGGCACCGACCCTGGTGCAGACGCTGCTGGCCATGATTCCGACGAACCCTGTAAGTGCGCTGGCCGCGGGCAACATCCTGCAGATCATCGTCTTCGCACTGGGCCTGGGTATCGCGCTGAACCTCAGCGGCGAAAAAGCCAAGCCTGCGGTCGAGCTGTTTGAAAGCCTGGCCGAGGGCATGTACAAGCTGACCGAAATGGTGATGAAGCTTGCGCCCTATGGGGTATTCGGCCTGATGGCCTGGGTTGCCGGCAAGTACGGTCTGGAAATCCTGCTGCCGCTGATCAAGGTTATCGCCGTGGTCTACGTCGGTGCCGTGATTCACGTGCTGGTGGTTTACACCGGCCTGATCAGTGTACTGGGTCGCCTGAATCCGGTGCGTTACCTCAAGGGATTGGTGAACCCGGCGGCGGTGGCGTTCACCACCACCAGCAGCTCCGGCACCCTGCCGGCCACCATCAAGGCTGCGCGTGAGGAGATGGGCGTATCCAAGGGCATCTCCAGCTTCGTACTGCCGCTGGGCGCCACCATCAACATGGATGGCACGGCGCTGTACCAGGGTGTTTGTGCGCTCTTTATCGCCCAGGCCTTTGGTATCGACCTGGCGTTCTCCGACTACCTGCTGATCATCATGACTTCGACCCTGGCATCCATCGGCACTGCCGGTGTACCGGGTGCGGGCCTGATCATGCTGTCGCTGGTACTGACCACCGTCGGCCTGCCGATGGAAGGCCTGGCCATCATTGCCGGTATCGACCGTATCCTGGACATGGCACGCACCAGCGTGAACGTCTGCGGCGACCTGGCGGTTTCGGTCCTGGTTGGCAAGAGCGAGAACGAGCTGGACGAAACCATCT
Proteins encoded:
- a CDS encoding sigma-54-dependent transcriptional regulator — its product is MSQNLYPSFGVLLVDDEVPFLRSLSIALERRGGINHIYRCEDSREALGIIAREPIGLVLLDLTMPHLSGEALLQRIIEEHPDVGVIIISGLNQLETAVSCIRQGAYDYFIKTTEEDRLIEGIRKAIRMQEMRLENQEMRRRFLSDTLERPEVFEGIITRDKGMRSVFQYLEAVSASSQPVLISGESGTGKEAIAHAVHALSGRNGPLVSVNVAGLDDNIFADTLFGHHRGAFTGADKARAGMIEQAGSGTLFLDEIGDLSLASQVKLLRLLQEGEYYPLGSDRPKRMRARVLVATHQNLEQKQRDGAFRKDLYYRLRTHQVELPPLRQRRDDVGLLLEYFLAQAAEELGRSKPSFPRELPVLLQNYGFPGNVRELRSLCFDALSQHRAGVLSMEVFRRATGQGAAIVQAEQPGEGVLFASDQPLPTLQEAADLLVAEAMQRARGNQSLASRLLGISQPALSKRLKKSQPD
- a CDS encoding aspartate ammonia-lyase, giving the protein MGQHESAQQLNNRRREKDLLGEAWVPKSAYYGIQTQRAQENFDLSGIKLSLFPQLIKALALVKMACAKANNQLELLDDTKTDAILAAGKALLAGQHHDQFIIDMIQGGAGTSTNMNANEVMANIALEYLGHERGEYSYLHPNNDVNMSQSTNDAYPTAVRLAILLRHGDLVKSLASLRDVFAAKGEEFADILKMGRTQLQDAVPMTLGQEFQSFASTLGEDIQRIDGLSELLKEVNLGGTAIGTGINTDPEYARLAVGHLSQLSGFEFKRATDLVEASSDMGAFVLFSGMLKRLAVKLSKIANDLRMLSMGPRCGLNEINLPAQQPGSSIMPGKINPVIPEAVNQVAYQVIGNDIAITMAAEAGQLQLNAMEPLIAYNVLESIRMLSQAMDMFRNRCVRGITANRDRCQELVDQSIGVITAVVPYIGYDNSTRIAKNALETGRGVLELIREEELMSEEELNEVLKPANMIRPQRRRVAAKAANIA
- a CDS encoding dicarboxylate/amino acid:cation symporter; translated protein: MQQATIELNRPGFWSSLALWKKILVGMALGMIAGVFLGPDAEILKPIGTLFINAIKMLIVPLVFCSLVVGVTSMQDTRKLGRIGLKSLVLYMLTTAVAISIGLGLGAFFQPGEGINMVASSAAAATSEAPTLVQTLLAMIPTNPVSALAAGNILQIIVFALGLGIALNLSGEKAKPAVELFESLAEGMYKLTEMVMKLAPYGVFGLMAWVAGKYGLEILLPLIKVIAVVYVGAVIHVLVVYTGLISVLGRLNPVRYLKGLVNPAAVAFTTTSSSGTLPATIKAAREEMGVSKGISSFVLPLGATINMDGTALYQGVCALFIAQAFGIDLAFSDYLLIIMTSTLASIGTAGVPGAGLIMLSLVLTTVGLPMEGLAIIAGIDRILDMARTSVNVCGDLAVSVLVGKSENELDETIYNRDSSAAVAERA